In Agromyces archimandritae, one genomic interval encodes:
- a CDS encoding alpha/beta hydrolase, whose amino-acid sequence MTEAAGTARPRRAGRRIAGVLIALAGVLVLVIVAFAVWAHILYPGERAASLDAWRDPAIRITETEASFVIEPTDPDHASGDGLVFLPGARVEPSAYLAKLRDLAGETGATVVITKPTLNLAFFDTRPLSAFIDGIDDVDRWFVGGHSLGGVKACMLAEDPAVAGLVLLGSYCANDLSGTDLAVVQIAASEDRLSSEADLAAAAHLLPPTTALVEIDGANHASFGDYGVQPGDGVATASDDEVRAAITRAWVAVTG is encoded by the coding sequence GTGACCGAAGCCGCAGGAACCGCCCGCCCCCGCCGCGCCGGCCGCCGGATCGCCGGCGTGCTCATCGCCCTCGCCGGAGTGCTCGTGCTCGTCATCGTCGCCTTCGCGGTGTGGGCGCACATCCTCTACCCGGGAGAACGGGCCGCCTCCCTCGACGCCTGGCGCGACCCGGCGATCCGCATCACCGAGACCGAAGCGTCGTTCGTGATCGAACCCACCGACCCCGACCACGCCTCGGGCGACGGCCTCGTCTTCCTCCCCGGCGCACGCGTCGAGCCCTCCGCCTACCTCGCGAAGCTCCGCGACCTCGCCGGCGAGACGGGGGCGACCGTCGTCATCACCAAGCCCACCCTGAACCTGGCGTTCTTCGACACCCGCCCGCTGTCGGCCTTCATCGACGGCATCGACGACGTCGACCGCTGGTTCGTCGGCGGGCACTCCCTCGGCGGCGTCAAAGCCTGCATGCTGGCCGAAGATCCCGCGGTCGCCGGGCTCGTGCTGCTCGGCTCCTACTGCGCGAACGACCTGTCCGGCACCGACCTCGCGGTCGTCCAGATCGCCGCATCGGAGGATCGGCTCTCATCCGAGGCGGATCTCGCCGCAGCCGCCCACCTGCTGCCGCCGACGACCGCCCTCGTCGAGATCGACGGCGCGAACCACGCGAGCTTCGGCGACTACGGCGTGCAGCCCGGCGACGGCGTCGCCACCGCGAGCGACGACGAGGTGCGTGCCGCGATCACCCGCGCCTGGGTCGCCGTCACCGGGTAG
- a CDS encoding DUF4232 domain-containing protein: protein MRVVRVLVPAILAVAAWFASDRIAEAAAASFSTTVSKALRLIAPGALIGPVDAPGGWGGWLAFATVVAVAAAYAVFALVFRAGRGAAGFAAGWFAAVLAGSLVAGVPVAVSIIAGVLDPVAAASAADVVSIGLAAYWGVLWGWMPALAAVLLAPKPAAAAAPSTTPAAAEGAEPEPEPAAAAAHPAAPRRRAALIAAIAVVAVTGLVAVVIAGIGATDAKRAADQAEWAAEQPPVPEPVGVPIPEVAPGEWNIDPEWCTENQLEYTPSTPDSAMMHRGMKITARNVSSAPCVLDGYPDVAFSDPVGNGFESHVLHGDGHATERDAGPVRIEVVPGGEAVTWLSWDAPAASDRDPAGFLHIAPYAGAVRQMVPIDTDITGGELEITAWQAAAPAA, encoded by the coding sequence ATGCGTGTCGTCCGTGTGCTCGTTCCCGCCATCCTCGCCGTGGCCGCCTGGTTCGCTTCCGACCGGATCGCCGAGGCGGCGGCCGCGTCGTTCTCGACGACGGTGTCGAAGGCGCTCCGCCTGATCGCGCCGGGTGCGCTCATCGGGCCGGTGGATGCACCGGGCGGCTGGGGCGGCTGGCTCGCGTTCGCGACGGTGGTCGCGGTCGCGGCCGCGTATGCCGTGTTCGCCCTCGTGTTCCGTGCCGGGCGCGGGGCGGCCGGGTTCGCGGCGGGCTGGTTCGCCGCGGTGCTGGCCGGCTCTCTGGTCGCCGGCGTCCCGGTCGCAGTGTCGATCATCGCCGGGGTGCTCGATCCCGTCGCCGCAGCGTCCGCGGCGGACGTCGTCTCGATCGGCCTTGCCGCCTACTGGGGCGTCTTGTGGGGGTGGATGCCGGCGCTGGCCGCCGTGCTCCTCGCACCGAAGCCGGCCGCGGCCGCAGCGCCCTCCACGACGCCGGCCGCGGCGGAGGGCGCCGAACCCGAGCCGGAACCGGCGGCGGCCGCAGCGCACCCGGCAGCCCCTCGCCGCCGTGCGGCCCTCATCGCCGCGATCGCCGTCGTCGCCGTCACGGGCCTCGTCGCGGTCGTCATCGCCGGCATCGGCGCGACGGATGCGAAGCGGGCGGCGGACCAGGCGGAGTGGGCGGCCGAGCAACCTCCGGTGCCCGAGCCGGTCGGGGTTCCGATCCCCGAGGTCGCCCCGGGCGAGTGGAACATCGACCCCGAATGGTGCACCGAGAACCAGCTCGAGTACACGCCCTCGACCCCCGATTCGGCGATGATGCATCGCGGCATGAAGATCACCGCGCGGAACGTGAGCAGCGCGCCCTGCGTGCTCGACGGCTACCCGGATGTCGCGTTCAGCGACCCGGTCGGCAACGGCTTCGAGTCGCACGTGCTGCACGGCGACGGCCATGCCACCGAGCGGGATGCGGGACCGGTGCGCATCGAGGTCGTGCCCGGCGGCGAGGCCGTCACGTGGCTGTCGTGGGATGCCCCGGCGGCGAGCGACCGCGACCCGGCCGGGTTCCTGCACATCGCCCCCTACGCGGGCGCGGTGCGGCAGATGGTGCCGATCGACACCGATATCACGGGCGGTGAGCTCGAGATCACCGCGTGGCAGGCGGCGGCCCCGGCCGCCTGA
- a CDS encoding ABC transporter permease, protein MSTRTALSRVMFTADLRDFATLFFTFAFPAGLLIALVTAFGSLPSPHGGDSVNEVSSNVIAFGTAFVGIFAGASHIAAWRENGMMRVLRSAPVTPAMILGAQAGVGSLWAVLQSVLLVGIAVTPWLGMTLAGTAPLALVPIAAGFVLFFCLGVLLANAVPSTTAVTMLSMIIVIPLGFAGGAMMPLEFMPAWVQDLAPFTPVHHMREAITFTLTGLGEWATSGLGLAYLVGAGAVLFLAGRATMRWM, encoded by the coding sequence ATGAGCACCCGCACCGCGCTTTCGCGCGTGATGTTCACCGCGGACCTGCGCGATTTCGCGACCCTGTTCTTCACCTTCGCGTTCCCGGCCGGGCTGCTGATCGCGCTCGTTACGGCGTTCGGAAGCCTGCCGTCGCCGCACGGCGGCGATTCCGTCAACGAGGTCTCGTCGAATGTGATCGCCTTCGGCACCGCGTTCGTGGGCATCTTCGCCGGCGCCTCGCATATCGCTGCCTGGCGTGAGAACGGCATGATGCGGGTGCTGCGCTCGGCGCCGGTGACGCCGGCGATGATCCTCGGCGCGCAGGCGGGCGTCGGTTCCCTGTGGGCGGTGCTGCAGTCGGTGCTGCTCGTGGGCATCGCGGTGACGCCGTGGCTCGGCATGACGCTGGCGGGCACGGCGCCGCTCGCGCTGGTGCCGATCGCGGCCGGGTTCGTCCTCTTCTTCTGCCTGGGCGTGCTGCTGGCGAACGCGGTGCCGTCGACGACGGCGGTGACGATGCTGTCGATGATCATCGTCATCCCCCTCGGCTTCGCGGGCGGTGCGATGATGCCGCTGGAGTTCATGCCGGCATGGGTGCAGGATCTGGCGCCGTTCACGCCGGTGCACCATATGCGCGAGGCGATCACGTTCACGCTCACGGGTCTCGGCGAGTGGGCGACGAGCGGTCTCGGTCTCGCGTATCTCGTCGGTGCGGGGGCCGTGCTGTTCCTGGCCGGGCGTGCGACGATGCGCTGGATGTGA
- a CDS encoding cysteine hydrolase family protein, translating to MPDRPELARNAALVVIDVQRGFADPSWGRPNNPDAEANLARLLAAWADAGRPVVLVRHDSRTPGSPLAPGTAGNAFADVLDGVTGDLLVTKHVNSAFIGEPSLEAWLTERGIRQIVVCGIQTNMCVETTARMGGNLGFDVIVPMDATRTFDLAAPGGPSLTADELARATAVNLAGGGFARVVETASLV from the coding sequence ATGCCGGACCGCCCCGAACTCGCCCGCAACGCCGCCCTCGTCGTCATCGATGTGCAGCGCGGCTTCGCCGACCCCTCGTGGGGCCGCCCGAACAACCCGGACGCCGAGGCGAACCTCGCGCGGCTCCTGGCGGCGTGGGCGGATGCCGGCCGCCCCGTCGTCCTCGTTCGGCACGACTCCCGCACGCCCGGTTCGCCGCTCGCGCCCGGCACCGCCGGCAACGCCTTCGCCGACGTCCTCGACGGGGTGACCGGCGATCTGCTCGTCACGAAGCATGTGAACTCCGCGTTCATCGGCGAGCCCTCGCTCGAGGCGTGGCTGACCGAACGCGGCATCCGTCAGATCGTGGTCTGCGGCATCCAGACGAACATGTGCGTCGAGACGACCGCACGCATGGGCGGCAACCTCGGCTTCGACGTCATCGTGCCGATGGATGCGACCCGCACCTTCGATCTCGCGGCCCCCGGCGGCCCCTCGCTCACGGCCGACGAGCTCGCCCGGGCGACGGCGGTGAACCTCGCCGGCGGCGGCTTCGCACGCGTCGTGGAGACCGCGTCGCTCGTGTGA
- a CDS encoding Fic family protein, producing the protein MLPALPPVARLETAVVLKSVVEARAALAALDQAARRMSNPAVLLNSIPILEAQASSEIENIVTTTDDLFRFADTDSDLASPETKETLRYRAALFAGLHSIQTRPLSATTAIDICSTIHRRDMDVRTLPGTIIANPATRRAIYTPPSGAAVIREKLANWADFLHDPDDLDPLVKMAVAHYQFEAIHPFTDGNGRTGRILNILVLVANELLQEPILYLSRYIIAHKEEYYRLLLDVTREAAWEPWVLYMLDAVRGTARATLAKIDAIQVLQAKVRDEIRTTSAGSNSDFLDVLFEQPYCRISNVVARCKVSRPTATKWLHELVVAGVLEDHKVGRERLFINREFFEVLVRDDPDDL; encoded by the coding sequence ATGCTTCCGGCACTCCCTCCGGTGGCCCGGTTGGAGACGGCCGTCGTCCTCAAGTCCGTCGTCGAAGCCAGAGCGGCGCTCGCTGCCCTCGATCAAGCCGCACGACGGATGTCGAATCCGGCCGTCTTGCTCAACTCGATCCCGATCCTCGAAGCGCAGGCGAGCTCGGAGATCGAGAACATCGTGACGACGACGGACGACCTCTTTCGGTTCGCAGACACAGACTCGGATCTGGCATCACCCGAAACGAAGGAGACGTTGCGCTACCGCGCAGCGCTCTTCGCGGGACTTCACAGCATCCAGACGAGACCCTTATCCGCCACGACGGCGATCGACATCTGCTCGACGATCCACCGACGAGACATGGACGTGCGAACACTCCCAGGGACGATCATCGCGAACCCCGCGACGCGGCGTGCGATCTACACGCCTCCGAGCGGCGCCGCGGTCATTCGCGAGAAGCTCGCCAACTGGGCTGATTTCCTCCACGATCCGGACGACCTCGACCCTCTCGTCAAGATGGCTGTGGCGCACTACCAGTTCGAGGCGATCCATCCGTTCACCGACGGAAACGGGCGAACCGGGCGCATCCTGAACATCCTCGTGCTCGTCGCAAACGAACTGCTCCAAGAACCGATCCTCTATCTGTCGCGGTACATCATCGCGCACAAGGAGGAGTACTACCGGTTGCTCCTCGACGTCACTCGTGAGGCCGCATGGGAGCCATGGGTGCTCTATATGCTCGATGCCGTTCGGGGGACCGCCCGCGCCACCCTCGCCAAGATCGACGCGATCCAGGTGCTGCAAGCGAAGGTGCGCGACGAGATCCGTACGACGAGCGCGGGTTCGAACTCCGACTTCCTCGACGTCCTCTTCGAGCAGCCCTATTGCCGAATCTCGAATGTCGTCGCGCGCTGCAAGGTAAGCAGGCCGACCGCGACGAAATGGCTGCATGAACTCGTGGTTGCCGGGGTTCTCGAGGATCACAAGGTCGGGCGCGAACGTCTCTTCATCAACCGCGAGTTCTTCGAGGTCCTCGTCCGCGACGATCCTGACGATCTCTAA
- a CDS encoding ABC transporter ATP-binding protein, which translates to MTHTDPIAASARDVSLAIGRKRILEAVDLTVERGSFHGIIGPNGAGKSTLFDVLLGFRAPSGGEVRLLGRAPRPRSIELLARVGIQPQRTAFFPKLTAIEHLEAIADLFGASHRRIDTLMEALDLGPHARTRAEKLSGGERQRLAIASALVHEPEVLFLDEPTAGLDPGARRNLVELLRGADLSEMTTIYTTHYLEEAERLCDVVTILDGGRTLVTKSPAQLIGEARLGVSILLPAALHQADLAAGLPSVTGIDVGDDGVTVRTVDTARAFADLAGAGVDTANAQVRGGSLEDVFLTLTGRSYEA; encoded by the coding sequence ATGACCCACACAGACCCCATCGCCGCGTCGGCGCGAGACGTCTCGCTCGCGATCGGCCGCAAACGCATCCTCGAGGCCGTCGACCTCACGGTCGAACGCGGCTCGTTCCACGGCATCATCGGCCCGAACGGGGCCGGCAAATCCACCCTCTTCGACGTGCTCCTCGGCTTCCGCGCGCCGAGCGGCGGCGAGGTGCGCCTCCTCGGCCGCGCCCCGCGCCCGCGCAGCATCGAACTGCTTGCGCGCGTCGGCATCCAGCCGCAGCGCACCGCGTTCTTCCCGAAACTCACCGCGATCGAGCATCTCGAGGCGATCGCCGATCTCTTCGGCGCCTCGCACCGGCGGATCGACACGCTCATGGAGGCCCTCGACCTCGGCCCGCACGCCCGAACCCGTGCCGAGAAGCTCTCGGGCGGCGAGCGCCAGCGCCTCGCGATCGCCTCGGCCCTCGTGCACGAACCCGAGGTGCTCTTCCTCGACGAGCCGACCGCGGGCCTCGACCCCGGCGCCCGGCGCAACCTCGTCGAGCTGCTCCGCGGGGCCGACCTCAGCGAGATGACGACGATCTACACGACCCATTACCTCGAAGAGGCCGAGCGTCTCTGCGATGTCGTCACGATCCTCGACGGGGGCCGCACGCTCGTGACGAAGTCGCCGGCGCAACTCATCGGCGAGGCCCGGCTCGGCGTATCCATCCTGTTGCCGGCCGCCCTGCACCAGGCCGATCTGGCGGCCGGCCTGCCGAGCGTGACCGGCATCGACGTCGGCGACGACGGCGTCACGGTCCGCACCGTCGACACGGCACGCGCCTTCGCCGATCTCGCCGGCGCCGGGGTCGACACCGCGAACGCGCAGGTGCGCGGCGGCAGCCTCGAAGACGTCTTCCTCACCCTGACCGGACGGAGCTACGAAGCATGA
- a CDS encoding YcaO-like family protein: MTVHGIWEAESAAGSRAWLTSATALVAAAGFAGADAGMRAELRAQWLRTRPVHQGEAAMHDTEAVDAGSTALVGVGAGRAQLEALQAFADAVDAGAAHVWEVDRVSAHVRRARLRLGSDGLVVSHDPGADADPPRIGSAAPDGAPAPGGDPLRARRLDELAGPLESAGLVNGLAARLGGEPNPEIGWPTLAPASGSSPAWNGSLVRRLTWSGHAESFRTSRIAALVEGIERLVGGLQLEGTVTVAPGAGLPGRVLTPDDFDAYPEAFFRHGGSRYDPAEPHEWVRARSLVTGEPVWVPRELVHYGAPVARSRWGLGTSSGCATGSTTGEAALFGLLELIERDAFVNSWYGRVPAIPIDPGARFAPLRRRVGLLGWKPELGLLRTPLGLPVFVACVDTGAIRSIGAACHPVPAVAAERALAEAVSYAPDREQAIRAEPERAAALLADPALVHGIDDHPLLAAAGGPADYAELAGTGRAVAFEEAVRAHVDESWGADAVSGADAVRARLVGALAARGVETFARVQTAAFERELGLETVAVIAPGLSQLDFGWGNQRAAASTAPARFARELLGFEPEPRRLPHPFS, encoded by the coding sequence GTGACGGTGCACGGCATCTGGGAGGCGGAGTCTGCCGCCGGGTCGCGGGCGTGGCTGACGTCTGCCACGGCGCTCGTGGCGGCGGCCGGGTTCGCCGGGGCGGATGCCGGCATGCGCGCCGAGCTGCGTGCCCAGTGGCTGCGCACGCGGCCGGTGCATCAGGGGGAGGCTGCGATGCACGACACCGAGGCGGTGGATGCCGGCTCGACCGCGCTCGTCGGGGTCGGCGCGGGCCGGGCCCAGCTCGAGGCCCTGCAGGCGTTCGCCGACGCGGTGGATGCCGGAGCGGCGCACGTGTGGGAGGTCGACCGGGTGAGCGCGCATGTGCGTCGCGCCCGGCTGCGGCTCGGCAGCGACGGGCTCGTCGTCTCGCATGATCCGGGTGCGGATGCCGATCCGCCCCGTATCGGGAGTGCCGCCCCGGACGGCGCTCCCGCGCCGGGCGGCGATCCGCTCCGTGCCAGACGGCTCGACGAGCTCGCCGGGCCGCTCGAGTCGGCTGGCCTCGTCAACGGCCTCGCGGCCCGCCTCGGCGGCGAGCCGAACCCGGAGATCGGCTGGCCGACGCTCGCCCCGGCCTCCGGTTCGTCGCCGGCGTGGAACGGCAGCCTCGTGCGCCGCCTCACCTGGTCGGGGCATGCCGAATCGTTCCGCACCTCCCGCATCGCGGCCCTCGTGGAGGGCATCGAGCGCCTCGTCGGCGGTTTGCAGCTCGAGGGCACCGTCACGGTCGCGCCGGGCGCCGGCCTACCCGGGCGGGTGCTCACCCCCGACGACTTCGACGCGTACCCCGAGGCCTTCTTCCGGCACGGCGGCTCCCGCTACGACCCCGCCGAGCCGCACGAGTGGGTGCGGGCGCGCTCGCTCGTCACCGGCGAGCCGGTGTGGGTGCCGCGCGAGCTCGTGCACTACGGGGCGCCGGTCGCGCGATCGCGGTGGGGCCTCGGCACCTCCTCGGGCTGTGCGACGGGGTCGACGACGGGCGAGGCTGCCCTCTTCGGGCTCCTCGAACTCATCGAGCGCGACGCGTTCGTGAACTCCTGGTACGGCCGGGTTCCGGCGATCCCGATCGACCCGGGCGCGCGCTTCGCACCGCTCCGGCGGCGGGTGGGCCTGCTCGGCTGGAAGCCCGAGCTCGGGCTGTTGCGCACGCCGCTCGGCCTGCCCGTCTTCGTCGCCTGCGTCGACACGGGCGCGATCCGTTCGATCGGGGCCGCATGCCACCCGGTGCCGGCCGTCGCCGCCGAACGCGCTCTCGCCGAGGCCGTCTCCTACGCCCCCGACCGCGAGCAGGCGATCCGCGCCGAACCGGAACGTGCGGCGGCGCTGCTCGCCGACCCCGCGCTCGTGCACGGCATCGACGATCACCCCCTGCTGGCCGCGGCCGGCGGCCCGGCCGATTACGCGGAGCTCGCCGGCACCGGCCGGGCCGTCGCGTTCGAGGAGGCCGTGCGGGCCCATGTCGACGAGAGCTGGGGCGCCGATGCGGTTTCGGGTGCGGATGCCGTGCGCGCCCGCCTCGTCGGGGCGCTCGCAGCGCGCGGCGTCGAAACCTTCGCCCGCGTGCAGACCGCGGCCTTCGAACGCGAACTCGGCCTGGAGACGGTCGCCGTGATCGCCCCCGGCCTCTCGCAGCTCGACTTCGGCTGGGGCAATCAGCGCGCCGCGGCATCCACCGCCCCGGCCCGCTTCGCACGCGAACTGCTCGGCTTCGAGCCCGAACCGCGGCGTCTGCCGCACCCGTTCTCGTGA
- a CDS encoding DMT family transporter — protein sequence MSWIVLIVSGVLEAVWATALGKSEGFTRLWPSVVFFAALAASMGGLAFAMREIPTGTAYAVWVGIGAALTVVWAMAAGDTEVSWVKILLLMGLVGCIVGLKLVDTGH from the coding sequence ATGTCGTGGATCGTGCTCATCGTCTCCGGAGTGCTCGAAGCCGTCTGGGCGACCGCACTCGGCAAGTCCGAGGGCTTCACGAGACTCTGGCCCTCGGTCGTCTTCTTCGCCGCGCTCGCCGCGAGCATGGGCGGCCTCGCCTTCGCGATGCGCGAGATCCCGACCGGCACCGCCTACGCCGTCTGGGTCGGCATCGGCGCGGCCCTCACCGTCGTCTGGGCGATGGCCGCCGGCGACACCGAGGTGTCATGGGTGAAGATCCTGCTGCTCATGGGCCTCGTCGGCTGCATCGTCGGCCTGAAGCTCGTCGACACCGGGCACTGA
- a CDS encoding GIY-YIG nuclease family protein produces MPTVYILECADGSYYVGSTRDLERRLAEHRSGVGAAYTRRRLPVRLAFRQDFDRIDEAYRLEKQVQGWSRRKREALIAGDYALLPALARKPRLAPPTSPPVEERAPLSPPVE; encoded by the coding sequence ATGCCCACGGTCTACATCCTCGAATGCGCCGACGGCTCGTATTACGTCGGCAGTACCCGCGATCTGGAGCGGCGTCTCGCCGAACACCGGAGCGGGGTCGGCGCCGCCTACACGCGGCGTCGCTTGCCGGTTCGGCTCGCCTTCCGTCAGGATTTCGACCGGATCGACGAGGCTTACCGCCTCGAGAAGCAGGTGCAGGGGTGGAGTCGCCGAAAACGCGAGGCGCTCATCGCCGGCGACTACGCGCTGCTCCCGGCCTTGGCCCGAAAACCTCGTCTCGCCCCGCCCACCTCCCCGCCGGTCGAGGAGCGAGCGCCCCTCTCCCCGCCGGTCGAGTAG
- a CDS encoding O-acetylhomoserine aminocarboxypropyltransferase/cysteine synthase family protein, which yields MADREYGFKTRAIHAGNIPDPVTGSRALPIYQTSAFVFDDTADAAARFALQKYGNIYSRVANPTVASFEERVASLEGGLGAVATASGLSAQYITFASLVGTGDHLVASSQLYGGSITQLDVTLRRFGVETTFVSGSDAADYAAAIRPETKALFVETIANPSGEIADLEALADVAHAAGIPFIVDSTIATPYLNRPIEWGADIVTHSATKFLGGHGTTLGGVVVESGRFDWHSEKFPLFGQPVPSYGGLEWSGNFGEYAFLTRLRAEQLRDIGPVLAPHSAFLLAQGVETLPYRIQAHIDNTRAVAEWLDADPRIENVWWAGLPNHPHHERALKYLPKGPGSVFSFEVKGGREVGQKLIESVDLASHLANIGDAKTLIIHPASTTHAQLTEQQLVEAGVLPGVVRLSVGIEDADDIIYDLDQALSAATGGTR from the coding sequence ATGGCAGACCGCGAATACGGCTTCAAGACGCGTGCGATCCACGCGGGCAACATCCCCGATCCGGTGACGGGCTCGCGCGCCCTGCCGATCTACCAGACGAGCGCGTTCGTCTTCGACGACACGGCGGATGCGGCGGCGCGTTTCGCCCTGCAGAAGTACGGCAACATCTACTCGCGCGTCGCGAACCCGACGGTGGCGAGCTTCGAGGAGCGCGTCGCGAGCCTCGAGGGCGGCCTCGGCGCCGTCGCCACGGCGAGCGGCCTGAGCGCGCAGTACATCACCTTCGCGAGCCTCGTCGGCACCGGCGATCACCTCGTCGCCTCCTCGCAGCTGTACGGCGGTTCGATCACGCAGCTCGATGTGACCCTGCGCCGTTTCGGCGTCGAGACGACCTTCGTGTCGGGCTCCGACGCCGCCGACTACGCGGCCGCGATCCGCCCCGAGACGAAGGCGCTCTTCGTCGAGACCATCGCGAACCCGTCGGGCGAGATCGCCGACCTCGAGGCGCTGGCCGACGTCGCCCATGCCGCCGGCATCCCGTTCATCGTCGATTCGACGATCGCGACCCCGTACCTGAACCGCCCGATCGAGTGGGGCGCCGATATCGTCACGCATTCGGCGACGAAGTTCCTCGGCGGCCACGGCACGACCCTCGGCGGCGTCGTCGTGGAGTCGGGCCGCTTCGACTGGCATTCGGAGAAGTTCCCCCTGTTCGGCCAGCCGGTGCCGAGTTACGGCGGCCTGGAGTGGTCGGGCAATTTCGGCGAGTACGCGTTCCTCACGCGTCTGCGCGCCGAGCAGCTGCGCGACATCGGCCCGGTGCTGGCGCCGCATTCGGCGTTCCTGCTGGCGCAGGGCGTCGAGACGCTGCCATACCGCATCCAGGCGCACATCGACAACACGCGCGCGGTCGCCGAGTGGCTGGACGCCGACCCCCGCATCGAGAACGTGTGGTGGGCGGGCCTGCCGAACCATCCGCACCACGAGCGGGCGCTGAAGTACCTGCCGAAGGGCCCGGGTTCGGTGTTCTCCTTCGAGGTGAAGGGCGGCCGGGAGGTCGGGCAGAAGCTCATCGAGTCGGTGGATCTCGCAAGCCATCTCGCGAACATCGGCGACGCGAAGACCCTCATCATCCACCCGGCGTCGACGACGCATGCGCAGCTCACCGAGCAGCAGCTCGTCGAGGCGGGCGTGCTGCCGGGCGTCGTACGGCTCTCGGTCGGCATCGAGGATGCCGACGACATCATCTACGATCTCGACCAGGCGCTCAGCGCCGCCACGGGAGGCACACGATGA
- a CDS encoding squalene cyclase — protein sequence MTNATTRTLDWLLDSDPAIRWQVERDLLGSPPETWRATRDRVAVEGFGAALLAEQDGDGQWAGGACFPAGWSRADSDGEPWIATTWVLKDLREWGVDAGTLGDTAGKLDANCRWEYEDMPFWGGEIDVCLNSYTLANGAWLGADVSRLVSWFPEHRLADGGWNCEAEEGDSVRSSFHSTLNAITGILAYEQAAGDDSMREARHSGEEYLLERRLMRRRSTGEPVGAFVTDLIYPTRHQYNLLAALDHFRAASTHDGTAPDPRLADAVAHLRTARRPDGTWGQGNTLPGQVWVEVDAPSGEPSKWLTLIATRVLDWWDGRASVE from the coding sequence ATGACGAACGCGACGACGCGGACCCTCGACTGGCTGCTCGACTCCGACCCGGCGATCCGCTGGCAGGTCGAACGCGACCTGCTCGGCTCGCCGCCCGAGACCTGGCGGGCCACGCGCGACCGGGTCGCCGTCGAAGGGTTCGGCGCCGCACTCCTCGCCGAGCAGGACGGCGACGGCCAATGGGCGGGCGGAGCATGCTTCCCCGCCGGATGGAGCCGCGCCGACTCCGACGGAGAACCGTGGATCGCGACCACATGGGTGCTGAAAGACCTTCGCGAATGGGGTGTGGATGCCGGGACGCTCGGCGACACCGCCGGCAAACTCGACGCGAACTGCCGGTGGGAGTACGAGGACATGCCCTTCTGGGGCGGCGAAATCGACGTCTGCCTCAACTCCTACACCCTGGCCAACGGCGCCTGGCTCGGCGCCGACGTGTCGAGGCTCGTGAGCTGGTTCCCCGAGCACCGGCTCGCCGACGGCGGCTGGAACTGCGAAGCCGAAGAAGGGGACTCCGTGCGCTCGTCGTTCCACTCCACCCTCAACGCGATCACCGGCATCCTCGCCTACGAACAGGCCGCTGGCGACGACTCGATGCGGGAGGCGCGTCACAGCGGCGAGGAATACCTGCTCGAACGCCGGCTCATGAGACGGCGATCCACCGGAGAGCCCGTCGGAGCCTTCGTCACCGACCTCATCTACCCGACACGGCACCAATACAACCTGCTGGCCGCACTCGACCACTTCCGCGCCGCATCCACCCACGACGGCACGGCGCCCGATCCGCGGCTCGCCGACGCCGTCGCGCACCTCCGAACCGCCCGACGCCCCGACGGCACCTGGGGGCAGGGCAACACCCTGCCTGGTCAGGTCTGGGTCGAGGTCGATGCACCGAGCGGCGAACCCTCGAAATGGCTCACGCTCATCGCGACCCGCGTGCTCGACTGGTGGGACGGGCGGGCGTCGGTCGAGTAG
- a CDS encoding CoA-binding protein: MTDTTTSAVDAASTAPATGTDPSSETVRFANGLSCSVPASSPLAKLLKSQRTWQGPDAKARLGILRAAKSVAIVGASPNPTRSSFFVGTYLSQSSDYRLYFVNPNASEILGRPAYPDLASLPEVPDIVVVFRRGSDIPAVVDQVVAAGAKTIWVQLGIWNEEAAYYGEEQGLTVVMDRCIKVEHARFHGGLHLLGFDTGQITARKTLR, encoded by the coding sequence ATGACCGACACGACGACGTCCGCGGTGGATGCCGCGAGCACCGCACCCGCCACGGGCACCGATCCTTCCTCCGAAACGGTTCGCTTCGCGAACGGCCTGAGCTGTTCGGTCCCGGCCTCTTCGCCGCTCGCGAAGCTCCTGAAGTCGCAGCGCACCTGGCAGGGCCCGGATGCGAAGGCCCGGCTCGGGATCCTGCGGGCGGCCAAGTCGGTCGCGATCGTCGGCGCATCGCCGAATCCGACGCGCTCCAGTTTCTTCGTCGGCACGTACCTGTCGCAGTCGAGCGACTACCGCCTGTACTTCGTGAACCCGAACGCGAGCGAGATCCTGGGCCGGCCGGCGTACCCCGATCTCGCGAGCCTGCCCGAGGTGCCCGACATCGTCGTCGTCTTCCGGCGCGGAAGCGACATCCCCGCGGTGGTCGACCAGGTCGTCGCCGCGGGCGCGAAGACGATCTGGGTGCAGCTCGGCATCTGGAACGAAGAGGCCGCCTATTACGGCGAGGAGCAGGGCCTCACCGTCGTCATGGACCGCTGCATCAAGGTCGAGCACGCCCGCTTCCACGGCGGCCTCCACCTCCTCGGCTTCGACACCGGTCAGATCACCGCCCGCAAGACCCTCCGCTGA